In one Streptomyces sp. NBC_01288 genomic region, the following are encoded:
- a CDS encoding outer membrane protein assembly factor BamB family protein: protein MASCSGLGCVAALIAILIGHLTPWWALVLVPLGVFNAIEVIGYFAYLPVVIKPYVLVSAGGADGHGEQEEGEQRGAVRWQLDTGGAVKESSPVVVNGTIYVGSWNHLLWAVDALSGEERWQCRVGGVVAASPAFADGTVYIGSWDKCLWAVDAVSGRERWRVRTGGLVRSTPVIADGMVLFGSNDGFFRAVDAVSGESRWQVRVGTGVRSSPTVVGDSVYVGSDDGVLWALHTGSGQVRWQLKTLSGLWSSPVVADGILYVGSADRHLWALDAASGQVRWKLPAGTWVKSTPAVADGLVYFGTGDGHLWAVDAVSGERRWSRKVGVWVRWAPVVADGTLYVGTNDSRIWALDAASGEERWQANTGSPVFSTPAVADGVLYFGLQNGRLLGVRA from the coding sequence GTGGCCAGTTGCTCAGGGCTCGGCTGCGTCGCCGCACTGATCGCCATCCTCATAGGCCACCTCACGCCGTGGTGGGCACTGGTCCTCGTGCCCCTGGGGGTTTTCAACGCGATCGAGGTGATCGGCTACTTCGCCTATCTGCCGGTCGTCATCAAGCCTTACGTCCTCGTGTCCGCCGGCGGCGCCGACGGACACGGCGAGCAGGAGGAAGGAGAGCAGCGCGGTGCTGTGCGCTGGCAGTTGGACACCGGCGGAGCGGTGAAGGAATCGTCTCCGGTCGTGGTCAACGGCACCATTTATGTGGGCAGTTGGAACCACCTCCTGTGGGCTGTCGACGCCCTGTCCGGCGAAGAACGCTGGCAGTGCAGGGTCGGCGGTGTGGTGGCCGCGTCGCCCGCCTTCGCCGACGGCACGGTCTACATCGGCAGTTGGGACAAATGCCTGTGGGCGGTGGACGCCGTTTCGGGCCGGGAGCGGTGGCGGGTCAGGACGGGCGGCCTGGTGCGGTCCACACCGGTCATCGCCGATGGCATGGTCCTCTTCGGCAGCAACGACGGCTTCTTCCGGGCGGTCGACGCAGTCTCGGGGGAGAGCCGGTGGCAGGTCCGTGTCGGCACGGGCGTACGTTCCTCGCCGACCGTGGTGGGCGACTCGGTCTACGTCGGTAGCGACGACGGCGTTCTGTGGGCGCTGCACACCGGCTCCGGCCAGGTGCGGTGGCAGCTGAAGACGCTGAGCGGACTGTGGTCCTCGCCGGTGGTCGCCGACGGCATCCTCTACGTCGGCAGCGCCGACCGGCACCTCTGGGCACTGGACGCGGCATCGGGGCAGGTCCGGTGGAAGCTCCCGGCCGGCACCTGGGTGAAGTCCACGCCGGCGGTGGCCGACGGCCTCGTCTACTTCGGCACCGGCGACGGACATCTGTGGGCTGTCGACGCGGTGTCCGGCGAGAGACGGTGGAGTCGCAAGGTCGGTGTCTGGGTGCGGTGGGCTCCGGTGGTGGCGGACGGCACGCTGTACGTCGGCACGAACGACAGCCGTATATGGGCGCTGGACGCGGCCTCGGGCGAGGAACGATGGCAGGCGAACACCGGCAGCCCGGTCTTCTCCACGCCTGCGGTGGCCGACGGCGTACTGTATTTCGGCCTCCAGAACGGGCGTCTGCTGGGCGTCCGCGCCTGA
- a CDS encoding MFS transporter, which produces MSGTGTSSSPRRLTLAAMIFAVAMTFIDQTIVSIAAPNIQAELGLTNTGVQWAINSYLLAMAALFAFGGRLADTVGHRRMVTLGVIVFAVASALCGLTPKGGAAEGWLIAFRALQGAGGALMYPAALAIVVNSYALQERGKALALFFGIAGGLTAVGPILGGWLTQWTWRAIFWVNIPVAVVALVLIAMARPHAPHRPAPMDYRGLALIVAGVALSIFGFQQSYLWGWHSAATWLCIVVGLLLLVVFVLVEKRTTHPLLDVELFRDRAFLVQNIVLGVAMAAFVPVFFFTSVYAEVALGKDASAASLDLLYFFLGFVVAAQIGGRMLDRIGAKRPVVLGCALSCVGYFLWAGRVTELSESRIVWCIVLTGAGMGLMLGQANTDAVNRVPPLSYGEATGVTQTVRNYGSSLGLAVLGTIFASVLQSRITRTLTAQGMDHDAASREAKSISQLSSGQGSSGGTASIPHFVRLDVAEATRSVLLGMSVIMAIAFVVALFGLRRGVQQELPADKRESRMTQAPETGD; this is translated from the coding sequence ATGTCCGGAACTGGAACCTCCTCCTCACCCAGACGGCTGACACTGGCCGCGATGATCTTCGCGGTGGCGATGACGTTCATCGACCAGACGATCGTGTCCATCGCCGCACCGAACATCCAGGCGGAGCTGGGGCTGACCAACACCGGCGTGCAGTGGGCCATCAACTCTTACCTGCTGGCGATGGCCGCCCTGTTCGCCTTCGGAGGACGGCTGGCGGACACCGTCGGTCACCGGCGCATGGTCACCCTCGGGGTGATCGTCTTCGCCGTCGCGTCCGCACTGTGCGGACTGACGCCCAAGGGCGGCGCCGCCGAGGGCTGGCTGATCGCGTTCCGGGCGCTCCAGGGAGCGGGCGGAGCGCTCATGTACCCGGCGGCCCTGGCCATCGTGGTCAACTCCTACGCGTTGCAGGAACGCGGCAAGGCACTCGCCCTCTTCTTCGGCATCGCGGGCGGTCTCACCGCCGTAGGTCCGATCCTCGGCGGCTGGCTGACGCAATGGACCTGGCGGGCCATCTTCTGGGTCAACATCCCCGTCGCCGTCGTCGCACTGGTGCTCATCGCGATGGCGCGTCCCCACGCCCCGCACCGGCCGGCGCCGATGGACTACCGCGGACTGGCCCTCATCGTGGCCGGCGTGGCCCTGAGCATCTTCGGCTTCCAGCAGTCCTACCTGTGGGGCTGGCACTCCGCGGCGACCTGGCTGTGCATCGTCGTGGGCCTGCTGCTGCTCGTGGTCTTCGTCCTCGTCGAAAAGCGAACGACCCATCCACTGCTGGACGTCGAACTCTTCCGCGACCGGGCCTTCCTCGTGCAGAACATCGTCCTGGGCGTGGCCATGGCGGCCTTCGTGCCGGTGTTCTTCTTCACGAGCGTGTACGCCGAGGTCGCCCTCGGGAAGGACGCCTCCGCGGCCAGCCTCGACCTGCTCTACTTCTTCCTCGGCTTCGTGGTGGCCGCGCAGATCGGCGGACGGATGCTCGACCGCATCGGCGCCAAGCGGCCCGTGGTGCTGGGCTGCGCACTGTCCTGCGTCGGCTACTTCCTGTGGGCGGGCCGGGTGACCGAGCTGAGCGAAAGCCGCATCGTGTGGTGCATCGTGCTCACGGGCGCAGGAATGGGACTGATGCTGGGACAGGCCAACACCGACGCGGTCAACCGCGTACCCCCGCTCTCCTACGGCGAAGCGACCGGAGTCACGCAGACCGTGCGCAACTACGGCTCCAGCCTGGGCCTGGCCGTCCTCGGCACGATCTTCGCCTCCGTGCTTCAGTCACGGATCACCCGGACCCTGACCGCACAGGGAATGGACCACGATGCGGCGAGCCGGGAGGCCAAGTCGATCTCCCAGCTGAGCTCGGGACAAGGCAGTAGCGGTGGCACCGCGTCCATTCCGCACTTCGTCCGGCTGGACGTGGCCGAGGCGACCCGCTCGGTACTGCTCGGCATGAGCGTCATCATGGCCATCGCCTTCGTCGTCGCCCTGTTCGGCCTGCGACGCGGAGTCCAACAGGAACTGCCCGCCGACAAGCGGGAATCGAGGATGACCCAGGCACCGGAGACGGGAGACTGA
- a CDS encoding VOC family protein, with product MTTSVVSIVYVNDAPAAARFYGDLLGMNPSFETSGYITFDLGPGADLGLWSGQFEDLSPDVPRTSEVCLALDGGPDELSTTFEQWNSKGVTILREPHDAGFGLTFLAADPDGNRIRVAPRG from the coding sequence ATGACCACATCCGTCGTGTCCATCGTCTACGTGAACGACGCTCCCGCCGCAGCTCGTTTCTACGGCGATCTCCTCGGCATGAACCCCTCGTTCGAGACTTCGGGATACATCACCTTCGATCTCGGGCCAGGCGCTGACCTCGGTCTGTGGTCCGGCCAGTTCGAGGACCTGTCACCGGACGTCCCGCGCACCAGCGAGGTCTGCCTGGCCCTCGACGGTGGACCCGACGAACTCAGCACGACCTTTGAGCAGTGGAATTCCAAGGGGGTGACGATCCTGCGCGAGCCGCATGATGCGGGGTTCGGGCTGACCTTCCTCGCAGCCGATCCTGACGGGAACCGTATCCGCGTCGCACCCCGGGGCTGA
- a CDS encoding low temperature requirement protein A: MSDDDTTPPAPQPTSEENRHASWLELFFDLVAVAGVAQIAHLLHGVPDVPDLGLYALLFLAFWTAWICFTLYANVAYENTHVRTVLAAMFGMAVMAAAVSGVHEGDDRHARVFALAYVLIRVLASRAWQHRRQVLVDWPAAQMSLGVIPWIVSLWAHDPMRYWLWALGIALDLYVTFAVSARDIVEHQEARERHDSRTARRDSARGTSLARSQTEHLSERLGLFVIIVLGEGVAQVVEATSDAEWDKKLYSLAVAAFFLLATLWALSFGHGYAGVPHLAAGVLPARAALPLHCFVSGCLAALAAALGAAAEHLETLPDATRWLLCSSLAGYFLLSGLAWLGRAGRERRWLLSVALPCCVLPLLLAVFGAHVRTVTVVWLLVLITLWPVLYERRAAKPAKRAVRTGT; the protein is encoded by the coding sequence GTGAGCGACGACGACACAACCCCACCGGCCCCGCAACCGACCTCGGAGGAGAACCGGCACGCCAGTTGGTTGGAACTGTTCTTCGACCTGGTCGCCGTGGCGGGAGTGGCGCAGATCGCGCATCTGCTGCACGGTGTGCCGGACGTGCCCGACCTGGGCCTGTACGCGCTGCTGTTCCTGGCCTTCTGGACGGCCTGGATCTGCTTCACCCTGTACGCGAACGTGGCCTACGAGAACACCCACGTCCGTACGGTGCTGGCCGCCATGTTCGGCATGGCCGTCATGGCCGCGGCGGTGTCGGGGGTGCACGAGGGGGACGACCGGCACGCGCGGGTGTTCGCCCTCGCCTATGTCCTGATCCGGGTTCTGGCGAGCCGGGCCTGGCAGCACCGTCGTCAGGTCCTTGTCGACTGGCCGGCCGCCCAGATGTCGCTCGGCGTGATCCCGTGGATCGTCTCGCTGTGGGCGCACGATCCGATGCGCTACTGGCTCTGGGCCCTGGGTATCGCCCTTGATCTGTACGTCACGTTCGCGGTCTCCGCACGCGACATCGTCGAGCACCAGGAAGCCCGGGAACGCCACGACAGCCGAACCGCCCGGCGCGATTCCGCACGGGGCACGTCGCTCGCGCGGTCGCAGACGGAGCACCTGAGCGAGCGGCTCGGCCTCTTCGTCATCATCGTGCTGGGTGAGGGCGTCGCCCAAGTGGTCGAGGCCACGTCGGACGCGGAGTGGGACAAGAAGCTGTACTCGCTCGCCGTCGCGGCGTTCTTCCTGCTGGCCACGTTGTGGGCGTTGTCCTTCGGGCACGGCTATGCGGGGGTGCCGCACCTGGCGGCAGGGGTGCTGCCCGCCCGTGCGGCGCTGCCCCTGCACTGTTTCGTGTCCGGTTGCCTCGCCGCTCTGGCCGCCGCGCTGGGAGCCGCGGCCGAGCACCTGGAGACGCTGCCGGACGCCACCCGCTGGCTGCTGTGCTCGTCGCTGGCCGGGTACTTCCTGCTCAGCGGACTCGCCTGGCTCGGCCGGGCCGGGCGGGAACGGCGGTGGCTGTTGTCCGTGGCCCTCCCCTGCTGCGTACTGCCCCTGCTGCTGGCGGTGTTCGGCGCGCATGTCCGCACGGTGACCGTGGTCTGGCTGCTCGTCCTGATCACCCTGTGGCCGGTCCTCTACGAGCGGCGGGCGGCGAAGCCGGCCAAGAGGGCCGTGCGGACCGGGACTTGA
- a CDS encoding IS3 family transposase, whose protein sequence is MLDDAFTGVQGELGITAACRLTGRSRATHYRRLRPPTERKPRKPQVQPSSLTPDERAAVLEMMNSDEYAEMPPAQIWARELDAGRYHCSVSTMYRILREKGQSGERRRQATHPAKTVPELVATGPSQVFTWDITKAAGPAKGIWYHAYVIIDIFSRYVVGHTVERAESALRAEELIRETITRNGIVPETVHADRGTSMTSKKVSQMLIDLGVTRSHSRPKTSNDNPYSEAHFKTTKYMSDYPERFDSLAHAREWFEAFIAYYNHEHRHSGIGWHTPASVHFGTAEEVRDQRAVTLAEAYACHPERFGRRPRPPRIPQQAWINDPAKRRESAPQTS, encoded by the coding sequence GTGCTCGACGACGCGTTCACCGGTGTCCAGGGCGAACTGGGCATCACGGCCGCGTGCCGGCTGACCGGCCGCTCCCGGGCCACCCACTACCGCCGGCTGCGGCCCCCGACCGAGCGAAAACCCAGAAAACCGCAGGTCCAGCCCTCATCCCTCACACCCGATGAGCGGGCGGCGGTCCTGGAGATGATGAACAGCGACGAGTACGCCGAGATGCCGCCCGCGCAGATCTGGGCCCGCGAGCTGGATGCCGGGCGTTACCACTGTTCCGTCTCCACGATGTACCGGATCCTGCGCGAGAAGGGGCAGTCCGGCGAGCGCCGCCGCCAGGCCACCCACCCGGCGAAGACGGTGCCCGAGCTGGTCGCCACCGGGCCCTCGCAGGTGTTCACCTGGGACATCACCAAGGCGGCCGGACCGGCCAAGGGCATCTGGTATCACGCCTACGTCATCATCGACATCTTCAGCCGCTACGTCGTCGGCCACACCGTCGAGCGGGCCGAATCAGCGCTGCGGGCCGAGGAGTTGATCCGCGAGACCATCACACGCAACGGCATCGTGCCCGAGACCGTCCACGCGGACCGCGGCACCTCGATGACGAGCAAGAAGGTCTCCCAGATGCTGATCGACCTCGGCGTCACCCGGTCGCACTCGCGGCCGAAGACCTCCAACGACAACCCCTACAGCGAGGCCCACTTCAAGACCACGAAGTACATGTCCGACTACCCCGAACGGTTCGACTCGCTGGCCCATGCCCGTGAGTGGTTCGAGGCGTTCATCGCGTACTACAACCACGAGCACCGGCATTCGGGCATCGGCTGGCACACACCGGCCAGCGTGCATTTCGGCACCGCCGAGGAGGTCCGCGACCAGCGTGCCGTCACCCTCGCCGAGGCCTACGCCTGCCACCCCGAACGCTTCGGCCGCCGCCCCCGACCACCCCGGATACCTCAGCAGGCATGGATCAACGACCCGGCCAAACGCAGAGAGTCCGCACCACAAACCTCATAG
- a CDS encoding helix-turn-helix transcriptional regulator: protein MTPDRFFSLMLLLESRDAVTTQELASALGVSLRTTTRDLNWLRDAGLPVTAHRGRLGGVTMLPGSGLDLTRLTPGERDHLSLTGLDEKQRAELDASFESRRALSKIAAAQPRRVHELLPLTDVVHVDSRPWRQARASGTTPASLIGAVRRGRRLPEDFKSSETVVTL from the coding sequence GTGACCCCAGACCGCTTCTTCTCCCTGATGCTGCTCCTGGAATCGAGGGATGCCGTGACCACACAGGAACTCGCCTCGGCGCTCGGGGTGTCCCTTCGAACCACCACCCGGGACCTGAACTGGCTCCGCGACGCCGGTCTGCCGGTGACCGCACACCGGGGCCGCCTCGGAGGCGTGACCATGCTGCCCGGGTCCGGGCTCGACCTCACGCGACTCACACCGGGCGAGCGTGATCATCTGTCGCTCACTGGGCTGGACGAGAAGCAACGTGCGGAGCTCGACGCATCGTTCGAAAGCCGGCGCGCGCTCTCCAAGATCGCCGCCGCACAGCCACGTCGAGTTCATGAGCTCCTGCCGCTCACCGACGTGGTGCACGTGGACAGCCGTCCCTGGCGTCAGGCACGAGCTTCCGGCACGACTCCGGCTTCACTGATCGGCGCGGTGCGGCGAGGCCGCCGGCTACCGGAAGATTTCAAGTCCAGTGAGACGGTCGTGACGCTATGA
- a CDS encoding PP2C family protein-serine/threonine phosphatase, whose product MQDPEIDYEAVFRDLPGMVALLTPELVYVDANQDFERLSGRKREELVGRYIFDVFPENPKDPAAAGMRETRESMLRAATTGERDTMALLRYDIEDPLRPGRWVEHFWSPVNAPIRGKDGKVTLIVHRVEEVTEFVRAIGGRADDSRARVLEAELYTRARELQEVNERLRRAHAHEREVALTLQAAMLPPPRPVGHHRAAVRYRPAVDALNVCGDWYDLVDLPDGGMAVAVGDVVGHGLAAACAMGQLRSALSAACRVADGPGPALEALGLYARFVEGAESATAVTTFIDWDDHTITYSCAGHPPPALLDPDGTVTFLDQATDPPLGARPEHVGRPQTSIPFAEGATLVLYTDGLIERRTEDIDRGLARLADSLAQHRHAEPEPLADALLADLLPAEGNTDDTALIVLRL is encoded by the coding sequence ATGCAGGATCCGGAGATCGACTATGAGGCGGTCTTCCGCGACCTGCCCGGCATGGTGGCGCTGCTCACCCCCGAACTCGTCTACGTCGACGCCAACCAGGATTTCGAGCGCCTGTCGGGACGCAAACGCGAGGAGCTGGTCGGCCGCTACATCTTCGACGTCTTCCCCGAGAACCCCAAGGACCCGGCGGCGGCCGGCATGCGCGAGACCCGGGAGTCGATGCTGCGCGCGGCGACCACCGGTGAGCGCGACACCATGGCCCTGCTCCGCTACGACATCGAGGACCCGCTGCGGCCCGGCCGCTGGGTGGAGCACTTCTGGAGCCCCGTCAACGCGCCCATCCGGGGCAAGGACGGCAAAGTGACGCTGATCGTCCACCGGGTGGAGGAGGTCACCGAGTTCGTCCGGGCCATCGGCGGCCGGGCCGACGACAGCCGGGCCCGGGTACTGGAAGCCGAGCTGTACACCCGGGCTCGTGAGCTACAAGAGGTCAACGAGCGGCTGCGCAGGGCACACGCCCATGAGCGCGAGGTGGCCCTGACCCTCCAGGCGGCGATGCTGCCCCCGCCACGACCGGTCGGCCACCACCGGGCGGCCGTCCGCTACCGCCCCGCCGTGGACGCCCTCAACGTCTGCGGCGACTGGTACGACCTCGTCGACCTGCCCGACGGCGGAATGGCGGTCGCCGTCGGTGACGTCGTCGGACACGGTCTGGCGGCCGCCTGCGCCATGGGCCAGCTGCGCAGCGCCCTGAGCGCGGCCTGCCGGGTCGCCGACGGGCCGGGCCCGGCCCTGGAGGCGCTCGGTCTCTACGCCCGTTTCGTCGAGGGCGCCGAGTCCGCCACGGCGGTGACGACGTTCATCGACTGGGACGACCACACCATCACCTACAGCTGCGCGGGCCACCCTCCCCCGGCCCTGCTCGACCCCGACGGCACGGTGACCTTCCTCGACCAGGCCACGGACCCGCCCCTGGGCGCCAGACCCGAGCACGTCGGCCGGCCGCAGACGAGCATCCCCTTCGCCGAGGGCGCCACCCTCGTGCTGTACACCGACGGACTGATCGAGCGTCGTACGGAGGACATCGACCGCGGTCTGGCCCGCCTCGCCGACTCTCTCGCCCAGCATCGACACGCGGAACCCGAGCCCTTGGCCGATGCCCTCCTCGCCGACCTGCTCCCGGCCGAGGGCAACACCGACGACACGGCGCTGATCGTCCTGCGGCTGTGA